A genomic window from Castor canadensis chromosome 18, mCasCan1.hap1v2, whole genome shotgun sequence includes:
- the Sec14l3 gene encoding SEC14-like protein 3: MSGRVGDLSPKQAETLAKFRENVQDVLPALPNPDDYFLLRWLRARNFDLQKSEAMLRKYMEFRQTMDIDHILDWQPPEVIQKYMPGGLCGYDRDGCPVWYDIIGPLDPKGLLFSVTKQDLLKTKMRDCERILHECDLQTERLGKKIETIVMIFDCEGLGLKHFWKPLVEVYQEFFGLLEENYPETLKFMLIVKATKLFPVGYNLMKPFLSEDTRRKIIVLGNNWKEGLLKLISPEELPAHFGGTLTDPDGNPKCLTKINYGGEIPKAMYVRDQVKTQYEHSVQISRGSSHQVEYEILFPGCVLRWQFISDGGDIGFGIFLKTKMGERQKAGDMTEVLASQRYNAHMVPEDGTLTCSDAGVYVLRFDNTYSFVHAKKVSFTVEVLLPDEGMQKYDEELTPI; this comes from the exons ATGAGCGGCCGAGTTGGAGACCTGAGCCCCAAGCAGGCAGAGACCCTGGCCAAG TTCCGAGAAAACGTCCAAGACGTGTTGCCTGCCCTACCCAACCCTGACGATTACTTCCTTCTCCGTTGGCTCCGAG CCCGGAATTTTGACCTGCAGAAGTCAGAGGCAATGCTGCGTAAG TACATGGAGTTCCGTCAGACCATGGATATTGACCACATTCTCGACTGGCAGCCCCCAGAG GTGATCCAGAAGTACATGCCTGGGGGCCTGTGTGGCTATGACCGTGACGGCTGCCCCGTGTGGTATGACATCATCGGGCCACTGGACCCCAAGGGGCTGCTCTTCTCGGTCACCAAGCAGGACCTGCTTAAGACCAAAATGAGGGACTGTGAGCGCATCCTGCATGAGTGTGACCTGCAGACGGAGCGG CTGGGGAAGAAGATTGAAACCATCGTGATGATATTTGACTGTGAGGGCCTAGGGCTGAAGCACTTCTGGAAACCTCTGGTGGAAGTGTACCAGGAG TTCTTTGGCCTCCTTGAAGAAAATTACCCAGAGACCCTGAAATTCATGCTTATTGTGAAAG CCACCAAACTTTTCCCCGTGGGCTACAACCTAATGAAACCCTTCCTGAGTGAGGACACCCGCCGGAAAATTATAGTGTTGGGAA ACAACTGGAAAGAAGGTTTGCTGAAACTCATCAGTCCTGAGGAGCTGCCTGCTCATTTTGGGGGGACTCTGACTGACCCGGATGGGAATCCCAAATGTTTAACCAAG ATCAACTATGGCGGGGAGATCCCCAAGGCCATGTACGTGCGGGACCAGGTGAAAACTCAGTACGAGCACTCAGTGCAGATCAGCCGCGGGTCCTCGCACCAGGTGGAATATGAAATCCTGTTTCCAGGCTGTGTCCTCAG GTGGCAGTTTATATCCGATGGTGGGGACATCGGCTTTGGGATCTTCCTAAAGACCAAGATGGGGGAGCGACAGAAGGCTGGGGACATGACAGAGGTGCTGGCCAGCCAGCGCTACAACGCCCATATGGTGCCCGAGGACGGGACCCTCACCTGCTCGGACGCTGGCGTCT ATGTCCTCCGCTTTGACAACACCTACAGCTTTGTCCACGCCAAGAAGGTCAGCTTCACGGTGGAGGTGCTGCTTCCAGACGAAGGCATGCAAAAATACGACGAGGAGCTGACCCCTATCTAA